The following DNA comes from Nitrospirota bacterium.
CTGATTCTGAGATATCGCGCTGTACCGATTGGAAGACATTCCCTTTCTCTTCCAAAACTGAATTCAGGCTTAAAAGGCTCTCGCTTATGGCTGCGCTCTCTTTCTTGATATTTTCAAGATTGGCAAGAGCCTCTTCTTTTACAGCCATGGATTCATTATCTCTGACAGTCAGATGGCCTATCCTGTCTCTGAGATTCTCACAGTCCCTCTTTAGCAGCGCTATCTCGCCTTCGCTCTCTGTGACTTCCTTTTCAAGGAGATAATACCGCGACCTCGCCTCGCCAAGCATCTTCTCACTGTCGGTACATGAACGTTTCTTCTCTTCGATAAGTGCCTCAGAAGAATGAAGCCTTGCGGCAACCTCTGCGTCTTTTGCGTTAAGGTCATTTTCTGATGATGCAAGCGCGGCGAGTTCCGCCCTGAGAAGATCCATATCCCTCTTCCCTATCTTGAGATCGATCTGCTTCATTTCTTCAAATAGTTTTTTGTATCTCTCGGCTTTTTTTGCATGCCTGTCTATAGAGCTTATCTGCCTCTTTATCTCACTGATAATATCTGAAAGCCTCTGGAGGTTGGATTTGGATGCGTCAAGCTTTCTGATAGCTTCGGCCTTTCTGACCTTATACTTCATGACCCCGGCAACTTCCTCAATAAGGAACCTGCGGTCCTGCGGCTTGGAATTGAGTATGTGATTTATCCTGCCCTGCTCCAATATGGAATATGCCTTGAGCTCAAGCCCTGTATCCAGAAGTATGTCCTTGATATCCTTAAGCCTGCAGGGGACCTTATTAAGAAGGTAATCGCTCTCGCCGGATCTGTAGAGCCTGCGGGAGACACTTATCTCGCGGGAACCTGAACCGTTGTTGCCATCAGCATCAGAGGGCTGCTCGTCAATGCCCGAGAGCACAAGAGTTACTTCTGCCATCCCCTTGCTCTTTTTATTGGCAGAACCGAAGAAGATGACATCTTCCATGGTGCCGCCCCTGAGGCTCTTTGCGCTCTGCTCGCCAAGCACCCATTTGAAAGCATCCACCACATTGCTCTTGCCGCAGCCGTTGGGGCCTACGATAGAGGTAATGCCGGGATGCAGGTCAAGCACCGTTTTGTCGCAGAAAGATTTAAATCCTATTATTTCAATTCGTTCGACGTGCATTTTAAAAAAGATAAAAAACTGCTGCCTGACTATGGTTTAAAGAGGTGATAAATTAAGTAATACTATATATTAAACAGCTGCCTTCTATCAAGCAATTTATGAGACAAAGAAACAGTAGGAAAATTAATAAAAAAAGGGGACAGTAACCTGTCCCCCTTTTTTAACAAATGTATATCAAAAGATTAAGGATGCCATGATGGTGGTAAAGCAGGAAGAGCAAGATCTACTCTGGGATTAGCACAGGCAACGCCAGGATTAGATATAGCAAGTTCATCACAGTCCCAGTAAATTGAAGTAGCTGCATTACCGCCGCAATCAAAATCACAGTACTGTATACTCCCTCCATTACGTGGTTTTGGAGAGAAGTCATAGGTTGTCGTGGCAGCGCCGCCTTCGTCAAACTTCCAATAGCCGAGCAAGCCGGCATTTTCTTCACCGCAGTCTCCAAAACCAGCTACCAGTTCATTAGTTCTACAGGTTGATATTTGAGTCGCAGTACGTGCTACACCCCAAAACCGTACATCATCAATGATCATAAAATTTTTATCCGCGGCAGTTGGCCCATTGACCCCCCAGTTAGTGAACAGGAGTGTCATCGCCCTGCCTATCGACTCGTTCATTGGGTTTGCTAAATTATCAGTAAAATTAGGGAAAGATCCCAGTTTTTGATATTGAAGAGAATCAAGCTGCCTGCCTTCTGTTGATCCGCAATTTACCCATACCCCATTTACATAGATGTCAGAGTGAGTTGCGTCATCTTCAGCGCCGGCTTGTCCTGTACCGGTACATGTTGGATGAACGCCTAAATGATTCGCTTTAGTAAAGACACCCGCAACATGTACCCACGTGTTATTAGCTACAGCAGCAGCAGACTGAGCCCACAAAATAGGCAAGGTAGAACCGGCTCTATTCTTCCACTTGAATGCCAACGTCGGCTTTCCACTAAATAAATGCAAACTAAAGCCGTCATAATCACCGCCGCGGAAGAAAATTGCAGACTTTGTAGGAACTGTGTCAAGGCTGTATATCCAGGCTTCAACAGTGAACTCCATCCCGGCCATGCTGTCTACGCTCTGCCCAAGAGCAACATTGCTCACTTCAATAGGCGACGTACCAGTATTAGGCGGAACGGTACTGAAATTAATAGCCCAATCACCATTATCTACGGGTATAAAATTCCCTTCATCAGCGCCCACCTTGCTCTCCGGGCCCTGTCCGCAGTTTATGAGGACAAAACTTAAGCTCAAGATTATTAGTATGGATAATATGTTTTTAAAACCGTTACTCAGACCTGACAATTTCCTGTAATACCTCACGATTCCTCCTTGATTCTATCTATTTAATATAATTTAATATATTAAAGGAAAATTATACAATATGTAAGGAAAAGCTGATTATAAATCAAGCTTAAATACAAGCCGTATATATCGCGGTCGTTATTTATTTCTTCTCTGGTGCTTGGTTCTCTTGAGGAGCTTTCTGTGTTTATGTTTGCTCATCTTCTTTTTGCGCCATTTCATTACGTTTCCCAATATCTACCTCCTTTTAAAATATACAAAAATGTTCTATATATTACATACAGAAAAAATTACCTAAAATCAAAATGACTTATATTTTGCAGATTTATACAAATAATATCAACTGTGTAATAAAAAAAAGTCGTTACTGCCCTTCTTTCTTGGCCTCAGACTTCTCCTCGATTATCTTTTTTGCTATATGCTCGGGCACTTCATCATAATGAGACGGAGACATTGAATATACACCGCGGCCGCTTGTTATTGCGTTAAGCTGGTTCGCGTATGTAAGCATCTCAGACACAGGCACAAGCGCCACAACCTTCTGGTTGTCGCCTGCCTGTTCAACTCCCTGCACCTTGCCGCGCTTGGTATTCAGGTCGCCCATTATGCTCCCGAGATATTCATCAGGCACAGTGATCTCAACCTTTACTACAGGTTCAAGAAGTACCGGCCTTGCATCCTGAACAGCTTTTTTAATGGCAAAAGAGCCCGCGATCTTAAATGCCATTTCTGACGAGTCAACCGTGTGATAAGAGCCGTCATATACAGAGGCGCTCAGGTCTACCATGGGATATCCCGCATATATTCCCTGAGCCATCGCCTCAATGATACCCTTCTCAACAGCAGGTATGTACGACCTTGGAATAGCCCCGCCTACGACATTATTTATAAACTCAAAACCCGCGCCTCTCGGCAACGGCTCTATCCTGACCCAGCAGTCTCCGAACTGCCCTTTGCCGCCTGACTGCTTCTTGTATTTGCCCTGCGCGTCCGCCGATGTTCTTATTGTCTCGCGGTATGCTATCTTCGGCGCCTTCATAATGACCTCAGTGCCGAACTTTCTCTTCAGTTTTTCAAGTATGACCTCAAGATGAACCTGCCCCATGCCCGAAAGTATCATGTCTTTTGTCTCTGCATCTCTCGTGAATTTAAGCGTGGGGTCTTCCTCAAGCAGCCTGTGGATGCCTGTGCTCACTTTATCCTCATCTCCCCTGCTCTTGGGTTCGATCGCATAAGAGATCATCGGTTCAGTAAATTTTATAGGATCAAAAATAACAGGCTTTGACACATCGCAAAGAGTATCTCCTGTCAATGTGCTTTTAAGCTTGGCAACCGCTGCGATGCCTCCGGGGCCGATAACCTGCGCAGTGATATGATTCTTGCCCTGAAGATAAAATATGCTTCCCAACTTTTCTTTGATATCATGCGTTGAATTATAGACAGTTGTGTCAGCCTTGAGTGAACCGGAATAGACCCTGAAAAGCGTCAGCTTACCTGCGAACGGGTCGGCAATCGTCTTGAAGACACGGGCTGCTAACGGCCCGCCTTCATCAACTTTTATTATGATTTCCTCTCCGGTCTTTTGATCCTTCGCCTTTACAGGGCCGACCGCTGCTTTTTCAACAGGTGAAGGAAGGGTCTTTACTGCGGCATCCAGAAGCTGAGATATCCCGATATTCAATGTTGACGCGCCGCATAAGACCGGAACTAATTTACCGGCCAATACACCGTTCTTTAAACCCTTGTTTATCTCGTCGGCTGAGAGTTCTTCGCCTTCAAGGTATTTTTCAAGCAGAGAATCATCCGACTCTGCAACGCGTTCAATAAGCCTCGTCCTGAATTCCTCTGCCTGAGATTTTAATGCATCAGGTATCGCTTCCTCGGAAATGGAACCGTTCTTGAATTTCAGCGCCTTCATATTTACGACATCAATAATGCCTTCAAAACCCGGGCCGGAACCTATAGGAATATTAAGCGGAACGACTGAGACGCCGTATGCCTTTTCAACACTGCTGACCGCGTTTGCGAAATCAGCATTTTCCCTGTCCATCTTGCTTATGAATATCAGGCGGGGCAGCTTATAACTGTCAGCGCATTTCCATACCTGCTCATTCTCTGCCTTTACTCCGGTCAAGGCGCTGACAACGGCGATAACCCCGTCGGCTACGCTCAGGCATGCCTTGGAATCTTCGATGAAATTAATATAACCCGGTGTATCTATAATATTGAACCTGCACCCTTGCCAGTCGCAGAATGCCAATGCTGATGAAATGGAGATGGTCCTGCTTATCTCTTCAGGCTCATAATCTGTTGTAGTGGTGCCGTCCTCTATCTTTCCTATCCTGGGAATGGCCTTAGCGGTAAAGAGAAGCGCATCTGTCATTGTGGTCTTTCCAGCCCTGCCGCCGCCGATCACAGCGATATTTCTGATCTTGCCTGTATCAAAGCTCATATATTACCTCCTAATGAATTAAGAATAAATATTATAAGTTGATGACAATAAGTTAAGAGACGATCTCACTAATGACCGGTTTATATTCAGTCTTTGTCTCTGCTTTTCTGCTATATACTTTGGCAAATAAAAATGCGATCAAAAACGCGCTGAATCCAAATATGGCTGCGCACAGGTCTGAATCAAAAGATGTTAAGAATTTTTCACCGATGTTCTTGCCGATAACAGCGCCTGCTATAAGCGCTATCATGGGGAATCCGTAAACAAGCATGGTTCCTTTCAGGTAGGTCATGGACTGTATTGCGACCTTTACAGTCTGGCCGGCCTTGGCCTGAACAGGGTTTAACGCCTCTATCTCCATGCCTTCCTGAGTTGAAGCGCATGTCCCTGTCGCGGTACAGCCTTCACAGGAGCCCCTCTTCTGAACAAGAACGGTTGCCGTTATCCCTTCAGTTCTGATAACTACGCCGGTCTCTTCGATCATATGATCATCCTTTTAAAAGTTTATACTCGATACTGTCCGCAAGCGCCTGCCATGAAGCCTCGATGATATTTTCAGATACTCCGACCGTGCCCCACTTATGGTCTTTGTCACATGACTCGATCAGTACCCTTACCTTTGCAGAAGTTCCAACTCCCGCAGCCAGCACTCGAACTTTATAATCTATCAATTTAACTTCATTGAGCGCAGGATATTTATTTTTAAGCGCCTTTCTTAATGCATTATCCAGTGCATTGACAGGGCCGTTGCCGTTTGCAGCCGTGTAAATCTCCTCGCCCTTCACTGAGAGATGAACAGTGGCCTCGCTGAAGGCATCATCAGATACTTTAAATTCATCTATGACACGAATAGCGATAAGGTCAAAGAACTTTCTGTGGAGGCTGAGCTTCTTCTTCATAAGGAGCTCAAGTGAAGCCTCAGCGCCCTCAAACTGAAAACCCTGATTCTCAAGGTCTTTCACTTCCTTGACGATCTCAGCCACGAGAGGCGAATCAGGGTCGAGCCTGAGATTGAACTCTTTTGCCTTTCTTAAGACATTGCTCTTCCCGCTGAGGTCAGAGACAAGGATGCGCTGATAATTGCCAACAAGTTCAGGCTTTATATGCTCATAGGTGTCAGAATGCCTTTGTATCGCGCTGACATGGATACCGCCTTTATGGGCAAAAGCGCTGTCTCCGACATAAGGCTGTCTCTTGAAATGTCTCAGGTTCGATATCTCTGATACATACCTTGAGACCACCTTCAGTTTCTTTAAATTAGAGGCAGTTATACAGGAATAGTTAAGCTTTAGCTTAATATTGGGAATAATGGATACAAGATTGGCATTCCCACATCTTTCGCCAAGGCCGTTCATCGTACCCTGCACTTGTGATGCGCCAAGCTGTAAAGCGATGATGGAATTAGCCACAGCACATTCAGAATCGTTATGCGCATGAATGCCAACAGGGACCTTAAAGTTATTAAGAACAACCTTTACTATCTCGCCAAGATCATGCGGCAGCATTCCTCCGTTCGTATCGCAGAGGACTAAACAGTCTGCGCCGCCGTCAACAGCAGCTTTGAGCGATAGCAGCGCATACTCTGGGTTTGCCTTGTACCCGTCAAAGAAGTGCTCTGCGTCAAAAAAGACCTTTGAAACCCTCTTCTTCAGGTAAGAGACTGAATTGCTGATAAGGTCCAGGTTTGCCTGCTTGGATATCTTTAAAGCATGCGACACATGGAAGTCCCATGACTTCCCGAAGATCGTGATCACTGAGGCGCCTGATTTTAAAAGGGCAATGATATTCGGATCGTTCGATGCTTTCTTGGATGCGTGATGTGTAGAGCCGAATGCCGAAAGAACAGAGTTCTTCAGCCTGAGCTTCTTTGCCTTCTGAAAAAATTCCGCGTCTCTCGGGCTTGAGCCAGGCCATCCGCCTTCAATAAAATGAATGCCGAGGTCATCAAGCTTTTCTGTTATGCGGAGTTTATCCTCAACTGAAAAAGAGATATCCTCAGACTGCGCGCCGTCCCTCAGAGTTGTATCATACAGTTCGATCTTACGCATAAGTTATTCTAATCCAATCAATCAGAAAATTGAAGGTAATTATTATTCCGCAAGTTCAAAAGCATCATGAAGCGTCTGAACCGCTGTGCCTATCTTGTCGATATCGATGATACAGGATATCTTTATCTCGGATGTGCTTATCATCATTATGTTGATACCCTGCTTTGAAAGGACATCGAACATTTTTGCAGCCACGCCGATGTGCGACTGCATGCCTACTCCCACAATAGAGACCTTTGCGACATCGGCATTCATGGTCACACCCTTGGCTCCAAGCGCTTCAGAGACCTTCCCTGTCACATCAGACGCCTTTTTGCTGTCTGCCTTTGATACGGTAAAAGATATGTCGGTCGCCTGTGTCTCGGTGCTTACGTTCTGGACTATCATATCAATAACAATATTTGCGTCCGCAAGCGCTTTAAATACCTTTGCCGCTATGCCGGGCTTATCCGGCACGCCGAATATAGTCACCCGTGTCTGATTCTTGTCAGCTGTAACTCCTGATATTACTGTCTTCTCCATATCTTTATCCTCCATTGTAACAAGGGTTCCCGGAATATTATTAAAGCTTGAGCGCACAACAAGAGGGACATTGAACTTCTTTGCAAACTCCACTGAGCGGTTATGAAGAACCTTTGCGCCGAGGCTTGCCATCTCAAGCATCTCATCGTAAGATATCTTCTCCAGCTTTCTCGCGTCTTTGACCAATCTCGGGTCAGTAGTATAGACACCGTCAACATCAGTGTATATCTCACACAGGTCCGCCTTGAGCGCGGCTGCTATCGCAACGGCAGTTGTATCAGAACCGCCCCTGCCTAAAGTGGTGACATCAGAAAATTCATTTATGCCCTGAAAACCCGCGACCACGGGAATGACCCCTTCACTAATGGCAGCTTCCAGCCTTCCCGCATCGATACTCTCTATCATCGCCTTTGTGTGGGAGCTGTCAGTCAGTATGCCGACCTGCCTGCCTGTAAAGCTCATTGAAGTAAATCCCAGCTCCTGTATCGCCATGGCTGTGAGCGCGCTTGTTATCCTCTCACCTGAGGAGAGGAGCAGGTCCATCTCTCTCTCAACAGGATAATCAGAGATCTCATGGGCGAACCTCTCAAGCTTGTCTGTCTCGCCTGCCATCGCAGATACAACAACAACGACCTGGTTCCCTTCCTTTGCAGTTGCAACCACCCTCTCTGCAACAGCCTTTATCCTCTCAGTGTTCGCAACGGATGTTCCCCCGTACTTCTGAACTATTAATGCCAATCCCCACCTCCGATAAAATGATCCATAAGCGTGTATCCTTTATCAATATTTAAAATATTTTTCAATCCGCAGATCTTTTCAGAGAACGCCTTTACCCTCGCGCCTGAAGAAACATCATTGTCACTTCTGTATATTACGAACGGCACAGGCTCATCAGAATGTGTTCTTATACTGATAGGGGTCGGGTGGTCAGGCAGCAGAAGGATGCTGTAGTCTTTAAACCTCTTCATGCCTTTAATGATATTCCCGACAACCCGCGAATCGAAATCCTCTATAGCCTGTATCTTCGCATTCATGTCGCCGTTATGCCCAGCCTCATCAGGCGCCTCAACATGCAGGTAGACAAAGTCAACGCTCTTCAATACCTTTAACGCAGCCCTCGCCTTGCCCTCATAATTCGTATCAAGATAACCTGTCGCGCCCCTGACATTCAGAATATCAAAGCCCGCAAGCTTGCCTAAACCCTTTGTAAGATCCACCGCTGATATCATCGCGCCCTTCAGACCGAATTTAGATTTGAATGCCGGAAGCGGGATCTGCTTGCCCTGTCCCCAGAACCAGATGCTGTTTGCAGGAGACAGCCCCTTCTTTATCCTGGCAAGATTGACAGGATGCGACATAAGGATATCTGTCGAATCTCCAATGAGATCTTTAATTACTTTACTGCCGTCGCCTTTCGGAAGATGTCCTGAGACATTCTTCCCTGTAATATCATGAGGAGGCGTGCAATTTATTTTGTCTTTGCCGTTCTTCCATATCATGAGATGCCTATAGCTCATGCCGGGATAGAATTTAATATCCTTGCTCCCGAGCTTTTTGTTTATATCCTGTATAAGAAGCGTTGCCTCTTTTGTTGAGATATGGCCTGCGCTATAATCCTTCATCACAGATGATGAGCTGTTAATAGAATCAGACAAGGTGACAAGGTTGCACCTGAACGCCACATCCTTAGGCCCGAGATTTATCCCTCTGTATGCAGCCTCAACAGGCGCCCTGCCGCTGTAATATTTCTTCGGGTCATATCCAAGTATGGATAAGTTAGCCACATCCGAGCCAGGCTCAAAACCCTTGGGCACTGTCCTGACCTTACCGGCCAAACCTTCAGAGGCAAGCTTGTCCATATTCGGAGTGCGCGCGTATTGAAGGCAGGTCTTGTTGCCAAGCTTCTTCAAAGGCCTTCCAGCCATGCCATCGCCTAATAGAATTATATATTTCATCTTATATCCTTAAGTTTGAGTTTATATAATAATATATATACAGGAAATAATAAATTAGAAGGTCAGAGAATTATTCCCCTCTTTGACAAAGAGGGGTGAGGGGAGATTTTATAATTATTATATCTGACATGCTTCGTCAAGAGTAGTCCCTTTAAAGTACGTCTTTAAATATCCCATAGATGCTTTTTATTTAGCTGTTACGAAAAGACTTTTCTGCCTCTTTCAGGACACTGACCGCTTCATAGGATGACCTGCATGAGGTCAGCTTGATTATGATCGCATCAAGGGGATGGCCGACCTTAGACGACTTTTTATCCATGAACATTGATATCATCTTTGCATAAGAGTCTTTCCCGTCAGTCTTACCAGCGTTAAATTCCCATATCGTCTTGTAAGGGATGATGCCTGCCAGTAGTTTTATGACCTTAATGCTTGGCTCAGGCACATTTGCTATGGATATGAGAATGCGCTCCCTGCTCCTGAACTTTATCTGGCAGAAACATACCTTGTCGGTGTTCTTGTATGCGATGACTTTTGTCATGAAGTATTTCAACAAAGGTGGGGAGGTTTTTTGAATGGGAGTGAATGGAGTCAAGGACTAACTATTAATAGTTAGTCTTAGCATGTTCAGCTTTTTTATGGACTGTACAAAACATCTCTTTCCTTTATGACAT
Coding sequences within:
- a CDS encoding LamG domain-containing protein — its product is MGADEGNFIPVDNGDWAINFSTVPPNTGTSPIEVSNVALGQSVDSMAGMEFTVEAWIYSLDTVPTKSAIFFRGGDYDGFSLHLFSGKPTLAFKWKNRAGSTLPILWAQSAAAVANNTWVHVAGVFTKANHLGVHPTCTGTGQAGAEDDATHSDIYVNGVWVNCGSTEGRQLDSLQYQKLGSFPNFTDNLANPMNESIGRAMTLLFTNWGVNGPTAADKNFMIIDDVRFWGVARTATQISTCRTNELVAGFGDCGEENAGLLGYWKFDEGGAATTTYDFSPKPRNGGSIQYCDFDCGGNAATSIYWDCDELAISNPGVACANPRVDLALPALPPSWHP
- a CDS encoding aurora kinase A-interacting protein, with amino-acid sequence MGNVMKWRKKKMSKHKHRKLLKRTKHQRRNK
- the fusA gene encoding elongation factor G, encoding MSFDTGKIRNIAVIGGGRAGKTTMTDALLFTAKAIPRIGKIEDGTTTTDYEPEEISRTISISSALAFCDWQGCRFNIIDTPGYINFIEDSKACLSVADGVIAVVSALTGVKAENEQVWKCADSYKLPRLIFISKMDRENADFANAVSSVEKAYGVSVVPLNIPIGSGPGFEGIIDVVNMKALKFKNGSISEEAIPDALKSQAEEFRTRLIERVAESDDSLLEKYLEGEELSADEINKGLKNGVLAGKLVPVLCGASTLNIGISQLLDAAVKTLPSPVEKAAVGPVKAKDQKTGEEIIIKVDEGGPLAARVFKTIADPFAGKLTLFRVYSGSLKADTTVYNSTHDIKEKLGSIFYLQGKNHITAQVIGPGGIAAVAKLKSTLTGDTLCDVSKPVIFDPIKFTEPMISYAIEPKSRGDEDKVSTGIHRLLEEDPTLKFTRDAETKDMILSGMGQVHLEVILEKLKRKFGTEVIMKAPKIAYRETIRTSADAQGKYKKQSGGKGQFGDCWVRIEPLPRGAGFEFINNVVGGAIPRSYIPAVEKGIIEAMAQGIYAGYPMVDLSASVYDGSYHTVDSSEMAFKIAGSFAIKKAVQDARPVLLEPVVKVEITVPDEYLGSIMGDLNTKRGKVQGVEQAGDNQKVVALVPVSEMLTYANQLNAITSGRGVYSMSPSHYDEVPEHIAKKIIEEKSEAKKEGQ
- a CDS encoding SoxR reducing system RseC family protein; translation: MIEETGVVIRTEGITATVLVQKRGSCEGCTATGTCASTQEGMEIEALNPVQAKAGQTVKVAIQSMTYLKGTMLVYGFPMIALIAGAVIGKNIGEKFLTSFDSDLCAAIFGFSAFLIAFLFAKVYSRKAETKTEYKPVISEIVS
- a CDS encoding citramalate synthase gives rise to the protein MRKIELYDTTLRDGAQSEDISFSVEDKLRITEKLDDLGIHFIEGGWPGSSPRDAEFFQKAKKLRLKNSVLSAFGSTHHASKKASNDPNIIALLKSGASVITIFGKSWDFHVSHALKISKQANLDLISNSVSYLKKRVSKVFFDAEHFFDGYKANPEYALLSLKAAVDGGADCLVLCDTNGGMLPHDLGEIVKVVLNNFKVPVGIHAHNDSECAVANSIIALQLGASQVQGTMNGLGERCGNANLVSIIPNIKLKLNYSCITASNLKKLKVVSRYVSEISNLRHFKRQPYVGDSAFAHKGGIHVSAIQRHSDTYEHIKPELVGNYQRILVSDLSGKSNVLRKAKEFNLRLDPDSPLVAEIVKEVKDLENQGFQFEGAEASLELLMKKKLSLHRKFFDLIAIRVIDEFKVSDDAFSEATVHLSVKGEEIYTAANGNGPVNALDNALRKALKNKYPALNEVKLIDYKVRVLAAGVGTSAKVRVLIESCDKDHKWGTVGVSENIIEASWQALADSIEYKLLKG
- a CDS encoding aspartate kinase → MALIVQKYGGTSVANTERIKAVAERVVATAKEGNQVVVVVSAMAGETDKLERFAHEISDYPVEREMDLLLSSGERITSALTAMAIQELGFTSMSFTGRQVGILTDSSHTKAMIESIDAGRLEAAISEGVIPVVAGFQGINEFSDVTTLGRGGSDTTAVAIAAALKADLCEIYTDVDGVYTTDPRLVKDARKLEKISYDEMLEMASLGAKVLHNRSVEFAKKFNVPLVVRSSFNNIPGTLVTMEDKDMEKTVISGVTADKNQTRVTIFGVPDKPGIAAKVFKALADANIVIDMIVQNVSTETQATDISFTVSKADSKKASDVTGKVSEALGAKGVTMNADVAKVSIVGVGMQSHIGVAAKMFDVLSKQGINIMMISTSEIKISCIIDIDKIGTAVQTLHDAFELAE
- a CDS encoding cofactor-independent phosphoglycerate mutase, with translation MKYIILLGDGMAGRPLKKLGNKTCLQYARTPNMDKLASEGLAGKVRTVPKGFEPGSDVANLSILGYDPKKYYSGRAPVEAAYRGINLGPKDVAFRCNLVTLSDSINSSSSVMKDYSAGHISTKEATLLIQDINKKLGSKDIKFYPGMSYRHLMIWKNGKDKINCTPPHDITGKNVSGHLPKGDGSKVIKDLIGDSTDILMSHPVNLARIKKGLSPANSIWFWGQGKQIPLPAFKSKFGLKGAMISAVDLTKGLGKLAGFDILNVRGATGYLDTNYEGKARAALKVLKSVDFVYLHVEAPDEAGHNGDMNAKIQAIEDFDSRVVGNIIKGMKRFKDYSILLLPDHPTPISIRTHSDEPVPFVIYRSDNDVSSGARVKAFSEKICGLKNILNIDKGYTLMDHFIGGGDWH